In the genome of Peromyscus eremicus chromosome 1, PerEre_H2_v1, whole genome shotgun sequence, the window ggtgATGCTAGACAGGAGCTCTACCATTGAACCACACcactagcccctcactgggggattctaggcaggaacactatcactgagccacaccccagcccctcagagGATTTCTAAGCAGGGGCTGTGTCAATGACTGCATACATCCCCAACCGTCTTCCCCCTTttatctttaaagatttattttattttatgtgtgtgggtgttttgcctgaatgtgtgcacatatgcacctCGTGCCTGTCTAGTGCAATGCGTCTCCAGAGCTGGAGGTGCAGACAattgggagctgccatgtagatactgcaaattgagcccaggtcctctagaggagcagccagtgctcttaactgctgagccatctctccagcctctcactttttattttgaaacagaatctcactaaGTTACCCATATCTGCCTTGAGTTtacttctcctgcctcagtctactGAGTATGACAGGCTTGTACCACCAGGCCCTTGAGACACGATCTTTTTGCCCAAAGGTCTGAAGAACAGAAAGTCAGCCATCCAAAGAGAGTCCCTAGGGTCCTGGGTTGTACAGGACAGTCAGATCGCCGGGGAACCTTGGGAACATGGCTACTTTGATACTGAAGCAGTGACTAAAGGTGTTGGCCCGTCTCCCTAACCCCTTTCTGTCCCCTCTGCAGTTTCTCACTGGGCTGAATGGTTCCAGCCCCGTGCCAGGAGCTCCTTCCCGTCTGCCCTTCAGTGATCCGTTTTTTGTGGTGGAGACCCTCTGTATCTGCTGGTTCTCCTTTGAGCTGCTGGTGCGTCTGGTGGCCTGCCCAAGCAAGGCCGTATTTTTCAAGAATGTGATGAACCTTATCGACTTCGTGGCCATCCTGCCTTACTTTGTGGCGCTGGGCACCGAGCTAGCCCGGCAGCGGGGTGTGGGTCAGCCGGCCATGTCCCTGGCCATCCTAAGGGTCATCCGATTGGTGCGTGTCTTCCGTATCTTCAAGCTATCCAGGCATTCGAAGGGCCTACAGATCCTGGGTCAGACGCTGCGGGCCTCCATGCGTGAACTAGGtctcctcatcttcttcctcttcattggTGTGGTCCTCTTTTCCAGTGCAGTCTACTTTGCTGAAGTGGACCGGGTGGATACCCATTTCACCAGCATCCCAGAATCCTTCTGGTGGGCCGTGGTCACCATGACCACAGTTGGCTATGGAGACATGGCACCCGTCACTGTGGGTGGCAAGATCGTGGGCTCTCTGTGTGCCATTGCCGGCGTGCTCACCATCTCTCTGCCTGTACCCGTCATCGTCTCCAACTTCAGCTACTTTTATCACCGGGAGACAGAGGGTGAAGAGGCAGGGATGTACAGCCATGTGGACACGCAGCCCTGCGTCACACTGGAGGGCAAGGCTAATGGGGGACTGGTGGACGCTGAGGTCCCTGAACTCCTGCCGCCACTCTGGCCTCCCGCTGGGAAACACATGGTGACGGAGGTGTGAGGGACAGCGGGGGTCTTCACGAAGCAGtgggcgggagggaggaggggcaggtgcTGGGTTAAGGAACAGAGACTGAATGTGGAGTTATGTCACGTGGTAGCTCCTCGGGGGGGCCTTAAGTAGACATGAATGGCCAGGGTTTGCATTGAGTCCAGGGGGTCCCCATCGGTTGTTCAAATCTACAGGACCCTATGAGTAGCACTAAAAGAGGCTTGTCATGGTTGTGAGTTTCCTGGGTCTAAGTGGGGTCTCATTCAAGTATGTGATGAGCAGTCATGTGGCTTTGTGTCCTCTAGGGCCACGTTGGCTCCACTGTTAAGAGTGATCATGTGGCTGCATAGTCATGCACAGAAGTTATGTGGAGATGCACAGAAGAGTGTATGGATTCGTGCTTCTTCTAGGACCCACGTTATTTTAGGTTCTGTGAGCTATGGAGCCTTGCAGACAGACTGTGATCACCCTGGGTCCTGATGGGAAAAACTGGGTTAGAGTATAAGAGATAGGAGGAAGCAGAGACCCAGAGAGTGAGGGACAGAGACCCCCAAGCGACAATCTCTGCATTATATAATGTTATAGGGCTGGAACCTGTTTAGGGCCATGCAAAGCTGAGATGTGTGACAGTGTGAGTCTTCTAAGGGCCATACAGTTGAGTCTGATGACTTCTTTGGTCTCATGGGACCATGCTGACTCCTGTCACTGTGAGTCCTGTGGGAGTGTATGTGAGGGCCATATGACCATAGGACCATGATAAGTAGTAGCATCAGGACCCAAGAGTCACAGCACAGATAAACTAACTGCAAGGGAGCAAGCATGGGCACGTGGGTGTGTGTGGCCCACTGAGCAAGCTTGCTCGGGGCTATGCACTCTAGCTGGCAGTTTCTGTTGTCCTGGGTCCCCTGCCCCATCTATCTGGAGGCTCTGTGGGAACTAGTAGTCAGCTTACCTTGCTCACTTGGGACCCGGGGCTATGCTGCCCGGAGCTGTAGCACAGAGATTCAAAGACTGGAGCTACAAgggaagaaaaacacagggaaagaGTAGGACCAGTGGGACAGAGAcctagagaagagagaggagagaaaggaagggtgagaaagaggaaggaggagagggagagagacccaGAGAGAGGAAACCAAGAATGAGGGATGGCCCAGAGTGGTGGATGTCAGACatgcagaaagagggagagatgtactaaagagaagagagagaagggaagccaTGTAGCCTTGAGCCCAAGGGTCACCCTTTCTGTTCTGAGTCATAACAGACTCTAAGCCATGGCGTCAGCATCCCTCACAGCCAAGGAAGGTCACTACACTCCTGGAGGtgctctgtgtttcctagggcaGAAACCCAAGGCTGTAAAACGCTGTGGCTtcccccaaggtcacacagcacgTCAGAGGGCCAGGACTGGCATCGGCCTGCCTGTTCACCCCCACAGCTTCTGGTAGGCAGGTATTACCAGAGGCCACTGGTCCTGTgtctttttgtttcgttttgtcttttgagacagggtccttctatgtagctcctggaactcactttgtagaccaggctagctttgaactcacagagatcctcctgcctctgcctcccaagtgctggaattaaaggtttgggccaccactgcctggccctgcaTCTCATAGAGGAGGAAGCTGATATTGGAGGGAGCAGTattatcctgggctacagagagaaatgtTTTTGGAGTCTTCTGGGACTGAGAGACAGTTTAGGGAAGAGGAGACGTTACAATTACTAACAGAGATCAAGGTATCTGACTGGCATTAACTTATTAAAACCTGTTCACTGGTGCCGAGTGTTGAGTTATTTTTGATAACGATGTCACCTGCTTCAGTCACATGAAACTCTTGCTTAAGACCGGAGGGTAAAGCATCTCAGGGGGGCTGCTGGGAGGATCTGCCTCCTTTGAGACATCAGACATCAGGGAAAGGATGTGAGAGGAGGCCTCTTCATCGCTAGCCATCCTGCTAtacaagaggaaggagggatggtgGAGAGGGCCTGATGGTGCTGGGCATGACAGAACCTCGGGGTGGTCGCTTGTCTTCTACGTAGACTCACATTCAGTCATGGATACGGAGACTACCTGCACACAGGCACCAAAGACAGAGATGTAGGGCATGGACTCGATCACAGAGGACATGCAAGAGATGTTGGGTCAGACAGATGCCAGGCAGAAGAGAAGCAGGGTTCAGAGAGCAAGGAGATGGGGgcaggggggaggaagaggaggagacaagaaaagagacagaatTTCCCTGTTCTTTACAGACTTCGCCCTTGAGACTGACTGGAGTTGGAGTCCCTTGGTAGGGATGTCAGGAAAGAGTGAGAGGTCAGAGGGGTGACCCAAATGGACACCCAGGCTAGGAAGtgttccttcccacctccagtAAACAACTGGAGTGGGCTCTGAGTCACCCTGGCTGGGATGGCAACTTGTGGGGAAAACCCTAATCTGGGGACACCCTTCCTGCCACTTTGCCATGCTATATTTAGGTTGGGGGGGATGGGTGCTGGGTGACCCCCCCAAGGCAAGTGTCAGCTTTCCTCCTAAATATAGCTGGGGGTAGGGGAACCAGAGTCTCACAGAGGGCCATGGGAGAGCAAAGGGCCACCCTAGGGACCGTCCAGCTGCAGTGAGGCCGGCCCTGCTTGAGGGCTCTCCTGCCTTTCTTTCCCAGGTCCACTTCTTGGACTATTTCCCTGCCCCCGGGGCTCTGGCTCTTCTGGCTGAGTTTTTCTCccctctgtcttctttctcttcactATGGCTCACAGTTCTTAAAGGCCACCATGTTCTCCTCGCTCTAAGTACCTTGAAGTTTTCTTATCCGCCCCGAGACTCCCTGGTCCCCAGCCAGGAAATTCCAGGATAGAAGACTATGTGGGGAGCCCCCACAGTCACTGTCTCTGGCGTTGGGCCTTATCGCTGCACAAGCCCAGCTGGCTAATGTCTGGCAGGGAGATCCAGGAGGGGAGACAGGAGCAGAGGGTGGGACCCTGTACTAGACACCATAGCAATTCCAGGCCTGAACCGGGGACTGAAGGAAAAGGCTGGGGCCTGGACCCCcgtgtctgagggaggagggctgggttcTGAACACTGTGTCTGAAGAGGGAGGGCTGGAGCCTGCACCCCTAAGtctgagagaggaggggaggggtctGGATCCCcgtgtctgagggaggagggctatAGCCTagtctctggaactgaagttgccGAGGCCGGGCTTCCGAGGTGCCGGCACGCGCGTGCTAGGCGGGATCCCCTGCCCCTCCTCCGCCGTCGGGCGCCGCCCCGCCTCCTCccagacccaggccctcccaagcgCAAACGGCGAGTAGCCGGCTGGCAGCGGGTGTCGGAGCTGCCGGCGAGCCGGAGGAGGAGCCGCGGCGCCGCCAAGGGCagccagggagcagagaaggGCGCCCCAGGTAAGCGCTCCGCGCCTCCTCTGGCAGATTCCGCCTTCCAGGTCGCCCAGCCCCCGGGTAGGGAGGGACGGGGGCGGGGCCGACAGGGGCGGGGCTTGgcggaggaaactgaggcaggacggAAGTGTCCAAATGGTAGAACCGATCTCCTCCAACCGACTCAGGAGTAGGGATCCCTAGTCCAATTTTCCTGGATGGAGAAGCAGGGCGTCCCCATTTGTAAGCACCTTGGAGGAGCGGCCGCAACCCCAGAACctgtgggtctgagggaggaggcggCCGGAGTCCGAGAAACCTAGTCTGCAGGGGGAGGCATCTGGGGAACCAGAACACCCTCGCTGCGGGAGGATGGTTCTGGGGCCTTGGACCcatgggtctgagggaggaggcagcGGGTACCCGCACTCCCTGTGTTGGTGTGCTCAACCTCTGCCCCTGCTCACACTCCACACTTCCCACTCCCCCATCTCGGAGCCTGGCCAGACAGACACTCCAGGTATGCGCAGTCGGAGTCTTGGGCGGGCCCTGGCCTGTCCTGCGAGGAGCGAACATTCCAGGAAGCAGCCTCAGGGACCCAGAGCCCTGAGCGTGGGCCGGCA includes:
- the Kcna7 gene encoding LOW QUALITY PROTEIN: potassium voltage-gated channel subfamily A member 7 (The sequence of the model RefSeq protein was modified relative to this genomic sequence to represent the inferred CDS: deleted 1 base in 1 codon); its protein translation is MLFLRADTGHPAGPAAAPGRASEPHVRPPVVRVARAMEPGCPPPCGCCERLVLNVAGLRFETRARTLGRFPDTLLGDPVRRSRFYDGARREYFFDRHRPSFDAVLYYYQSGGRLRRPAHVPLDVFLEEVSFYGLGAAALARLREDEGCAVPPERPLPRHAFARQLWLLFEFPESSQAARVLAVVSVLVILVSIVVFCLETLPDFRDDRDDPGLAPVAAATGPFLTGLNGSSPVPGAPSRLPFSDPFFVVETLCICWFSFELLVRLVACPSKAVFFKNVMNLIDFVAILPYFVALGTELARQRGVGQPAMSLAILRVIRLVRVFRIFKLSRHSKGLQILGQTLRASMRELGLLIFFLFIGVVLFSSAVYFAEVDRVDTHFTSIPESFWWAVVTMTTVGYGDMAPVTVGGKIVGSLCAIAGVLTISLPVPVIVSNFSYFYHRETEGEEAGMYSHVDTQPCVTLEGKANGGLVDAEVPELLPPLWPPAGKHMVTEV